In a single window of the Chitinivibrio alkaliphilus ACht1 genome:
- a CDS encoding GGDEF domain-containing protein, which produces RVKVGFRMIELQCSLIEAQKLLQHQATHDPLTGILNRRAIMEALSKEWARFTRTKNNFTLGFVDIDHFKKINDLFGHSIGDDTLKEICESFTSSLREYDVFGRYGGEEFLIISPQTTLPDHLSIYERKREEIAKKSIHKENRTHPLSVSIGVASSHEASSLDELVSLADTRLYAAKESGRNAVVYT; this is translated from the coding sequence ACAGGGTCAAGGTTGGATTTCGAATGATAGAATTGCAATGCTCCCTTATTGAAGCACAGAAATTATTACAACATCAGGCAACCCATGATCCCCTTACGGGTATTTTAAATAGAAGGGCTATTATGGAGGCATTGTCTAAGGAGTGGGCTCGATTTACCCGAACCAAAAACAATTTTACCCTTGGCTTTGTTGATATCGATCATTTTAAAAAGATAAATGACCTTTTTGGCCATTCTATAGGTGATGATACGTTAAAAGAAATATGCGAGTCTTTCACGTCTTCCCTCCGGGAATACGATGTATTTGGCAGATATGGAGGAGAAGAGTTCCTCATCATATCACCACAAACCACACTTCCTGACCACCTTAGCATTTATGAAAGAAAACGGGAGGAAATTGCGAAAAAATCTATACACAAAGAAAACCGCACGCATCCTCTATCTGTCAGCATTGGGGTTGCATCATCCCATGAAGCATCATCTCTAGATGAGTTAGTATCTCTTGCAGATACGAGATTATATGCCGCAAAAGAGTCGGGGAGAAATGCCGTTGTATATACCTGA